The Synergistetes bacterium HGW-Synergistetes-1 genome includes the window ATCGACTTCATAACGGGATAACGATGGGAGGGCACGTCGTCATCATCTGCCCTATGCCTCAATTGCTTTGTAAATATATAACATTGTGGTGATCATTAATTCCATAAAAACCAGGTTGACGTTATTATTCCCAAGGAACAATTTTCCCTGGATTAAGTATGTTGTTGGGATCAAAAGCAAGTTTTACTCTGCGAATGAGGTCAATCTGGGCTTCATCAAGAAATGATGGGACGTATTTCAGCCTCTTGAGGCCAACACCGTGTTCTCCGGTAAGAGTTCCTTCAAGTTTTTTTACAACCTCATAAACTTCAAGTCGGGCGCCTTCAATAATTGAATGCCAATCAGGGGTATCTTTTTCGATGTAAAGTGTAACATGCATATTTCCGTCCCCCAGATGCCCATAAGCAGCATAATCAACACTATGCCTGCGGCAAATAAGCTCCAGTTGATCCATAAAATCCGGAATACTGCCAGTTGGAACAACAACATCCTCATTGGCAAGCTGAACAGGAGCAAACGCCCATACCGCCTCAGCTACACTTTTACGTCCTTTCCAAAGCTTATCCCTCGTAGTTCTGTTGTCGGCGACAAAAACCTCAAGAGCACCGCTCTCCATGCAGATATCTCCAATACGCTCTATTTCATCTGCAAGATGGTCTCTGTTGTTCCCCTCATACTGAAATATGATATGTGCCTTGGCTTCGCTGGTATATGGGAACTTCGTCTGGAGATATTTTTCAGTAAGAAGCATAGACGGCTTGTCCATAAATTCAATTGAACTTGGTATCGCCTTTCCAAGTGTCATGACCTTTGGAACAGCGGCTAGTGCAGTAGGGATGTCAGGAAATGGAACAAGAAGATCCACTACAAATGAGGAGAGAGGAAGAAGTCTCAAAATAATTTTTGTTACTATACCAAGCGTTCCTTCCGAACCAACCATTAGATGCACAAAATCATAGCCGGTAACATCTTTTCGGCGTTTTCCCCCAAACCACGTCACTGATCCGTCGGGTAGCACTACCTCCATTCCAAGTACATGGCTGCCGGTAGCACCATATTTAATAACTTTATTCCCTCCCGCGTTCTCTGCAACATTCCCGCCGATAAAAGAAGCATCGCCGCTGCATGGATCACCGGCGTAAAGAAGATGATGATCCGTTGCTGCTTTGTTAATTTCGGCCGTAACAACGCCGGGTTCAACAGTAATAGTTAAATTTTCCTCATCAAAATCAAGGATATGATTCATTCTTTCCAGTGAAAGTTCAATTCCTTTACATGCAGGAACAGCACCTCCTGATAGACCGGTACCTGCCCCACGCGGAGTCACAGGAATACGATGCTCATTTGCATATTTCATAAGAGCCGATATCTGTTCTGTTGTTTCTCCAAAACAAACGACCTCTGCACTGTATTTTTTATCCCATAGGTGAAGAGCGACTTCATCTTTTGAATAAGCATCAATTTTTTCCTTA containing:
- a CDS encoding FAD-binding oxidoreductase; protein product: MKANFSYTPVTESTVNDLISIFGKSGVSVDKEKIDAYSKDEVALHLWDKKYSAEVVCFGETTEQISALMKYANEHRIPVTPRGAGTGLSGGAVPACKGIELSLERMNHILDFDEENLTITVEPGVVTAEINKAATDHHLLYAGDPCSGDASFIGGNVAENAGGNKVIKYGATGSHVLGMEVVLPDGSVTWFGGKRRKDVTGYDFVHLMVGSEGTLGIVTKIILRLLPLSSFVVDLLVPFPDIPTALAAVPKVMTLGKAIPSSIEFMDKPSMLLTEKYLQTKFPYTSEAKAHIIFQYEGNNRDHLADEIERIGDICMESGALEVFVADNRTTRDKLWKGRKSVAEAVWAFAPVQLANEDVVVPTGSIPDFMDQLELICRRHSVDYAAYGHLGDGNMHVTLYIEKDTPDWHSIIEGARLEVYEVVKKLEGTLTGEHGVGLKRLKYVPSFLDEAQIDLIRRVKLAFDPNNILNPGKIVPWE